A single window of Opisthocomus hoazin isolate bOpiHoa1 chromosome 5, bOpiHoa1.hap1, whole genome shotgun sequence DNA harbors:
- the MYOZ2 gene encoding myozenin-2 isoform X1 yields the protein MLSHSAMVKERKQQASAIMDEIQRNVSPSLNLGKKVSTPRDIMVEELSTLSNRGARLFKRRQRRSDKYTYENYHYIANKPRNRGEPIQSVKMDGLSVEGIPQHAPMTPPNTPDPRSPPHPDNIAPGYSGPLKEIPPEKFNTTSVPKYYQSPWIEAIRDDPELLEALYPKLFKPEAKPELPDYRSFNRVATPFGGFERASKLVKFKVPDFNLLMLNDPRFMILANPLAARRSFNRTPKGWTSENIPVVFIQPSDSNTVPETEDL from the exons ATGTTATCACATTCTGCCATGGTCAAAGAGAGGAAACAACAAGCATCAGCCATTATGgatgaaatacagagaaatg TCTCACCCAGCTTAAACCTTGGAAAAAAGGTCAGCACCCCCAGAGATATCATGGTAGAGGAACTATCAACACTCAGCAACAGAGGTGCAAGACTCTTCAAGAGACGTCAGCGGAGATCTGACAAATACACATATGAAAATTATCACTATATAGCAAACAAGCCAAGAAAT CGTGGAGAACCCATACAGAGTGTTAAAATGGATGGCCTCAGCGTTGAAGGAATTCCCCAGCATGCCCCAATGACACCTCCGAACACACCTGATCCCCGGAGCCCACCACACCCTGACAACATTGCTCCAG GATATTCTGGACCACTCAAAGAAATCCCTCCTGAAAAGTTCAACACTACTTCTGTGCCAAAGTATTATCAGTCTCCCTGGATAGAAGCCATCAGGGATGATccagagctgctggaagctttATATCCCAAACTTTTTAAACCTGAAGCAAAGCCAGAACTGCCTGACTACAGAAGCTTTAACAG AGTTGCCACTCCCTTTGGTGGTTTTGAGAGAGCATCAAAGCTGGTTAAATTCAAGGTACCAGATTTTAATCTACTGATGCTAAACGATCCCAGATTCATGATCCTTGCAAACCCTCTTGCTGCCAGAAGATCCTTCAACAGGACTCCTAAAGGATGGACATCCGAGAATATTCCTGTAGTGTTCATTCAGCCTTCAGATTCCAACACCGTTCCAGAAACAGAGGACCTGTGA
- the MYOZ2 gene encoding myozenin-2 isoform X2 has product MVEELSTLSNRGARLFKRRQRRSDKYTYENYHYIANKPRNRGEPIQSVKMDGLSVEGIPQHAPMTPPNTPDPRSPPHPDNIAPGYSGPLKEIPPEKFNTTSVPKYYQSPWIEAIRDDPELLEALYPKLFKPEAKPELPDYRSFNRVATPFGGFERASKLVKFKVPDFNLLMLNDPRFMILANPLAARRSFNRTPKGWTSENIPVVFIQPSDSNTVPETEDL; this is encoded by the exons ATGGTAGAGGAACTATCAACACTCAGCAACAGAGGTGCAAGACTCTTCAAGAGACGTCAGCGGAGATCTGACAAATACACATATGAAAATTATCACTATATAGCAAACAAGCCAAGAAAT CGTGGAGAACCCATACAGAGTGTTAAAATGGATGGCCTCAGCGTTGAAGGAATTCCCCAGCATGCCCCAATGACACCTCCGAACACACCTGATCCCCGGAGCCCACCACACCCTGACAACATTGCTCCAG GATATTCTGGACCACTCAAAGAAATCCCTCCTGAAAAGTTCAACACTACTTCTGTGCCAAAGTATTATCAGTCTCCCTGGATAGAAGCCATCAGGGATGATccagagctgctggaagctttATATCCCAAACTTTTTAAACCTGAAGCAAAGCCAGAACTGCCTGACTACAGAAGCTTTAACAG AGTTGCCACTCCCTTTGGTGGTTTTGAGAGAGCATCAAAGCTGGTTAAATTCAAGGTACCAGATTTTAATCTACTGATGCTAAACGATCCCAGATTCATGATCCTTGCAAACCCTCTTGCTGCCAGAAGATCCTTCAACAGGACTCCTAAAGGATGGACATCCGAGAATATTCCTGTAGTGTTCATTCAGCCTTCAGATTCCAACACCGTTCCAGAAACAGAGGACCTGTGA